The nucleotide window CTATTAGCATCACGATTCTGGTGGCATTATTGGTATGCCTTATCCCAACTACAATCGGAGGCTTATTATCTGCAATTGGAATAGCTGGCATGGGACGAATGATGACTGCAAATGTAATTGCAACATCAGGACGAGCAATTGAAGCCGCAGGAGATGTTGATGTACTACTTCTAGATAAAACTGGCACGATTACATATGGTAACCGTCAGGCAAGTATGTTTTATCCAATCGATGGAATTTCAAGTCAAGATCTAGCTGAAGCTTCAATGATCTCATCTCTGGTAGACGAAACACCAGAAGGTAAAAGTATAGTTGCCCTCGCAAAAAATAAATACAACATTCCACCGTCAGAAGTAAATGAAACCAATGCTGAATTTATTCCATTCACGGCACAAACTAGAATGTCGGGAGTAAATTATCAAAATATTGAAATTCGCAAAGGTGCAGTAGATGCCATTCAAAAATGGATAGCAAGTAATGGTCAGAGTTATCCAGCACAAACCCAAGAAATTGTTAATATGGTTGCATCCCGTGGCTCTACACCATTAGTTGTTGCTAGAAATCATATTGTCCTAGGCGTTATTGAGTTAAAAGATGTAGTCAAGGAAGGCATTAAGGAACGTTTCATGGAGTTGCGTGAGATGGGAATTAAAACTGTCATGATAACCGGAGATAACCGTTTAACTGCTGCTGCTATAGCGGCAGAAGCAGGCGTTGATGATTTTCTTGCTGAGGCAACACCAGAAAACAAACTAGCAATGATACGTGAATACCAGCAAAAAGGTCATTTAGTAGCAATGACTGGTGATGGAACTAATGATGCTCCAGCACTTGCACAAGCGGATGTTGCCGTTGCAATGAATAGTGGTACTCAGGCAGCTAAAGAAGCTGCCAATATGGTTGATCTAGATTCATCACCCACGAAGCTAATCCAGATTGTTGAAATTGGAAAACAAATGCTTATGACCAGAGGTTCACTAACCACCTTTAGCATAGCCAATGATATTGCCAAGTATTTTGCAATTATACCAGCAACATTTGCAAGTACCTATCCGGTATTGAACAAGCTTAATATTATGTATCTGGCAACCCCAGCATCTGCAATTATGTCAGCAATCATATTCAATGCCTTAATCATTGTATTTCTGATTCCGCTAGCACTAAAAGGCGTTAAATTTCGTCCAATGTCAGCAAGTAAACTATTACGAAGAAACTTCTTCATTTATGGTCTTGGTGGCGTGATAGTTCCATTTATAGGAATAAAATTAATTGATGTTCTGTTACAACTAATCTAAACTAGCTTTGATTGACCGTAAAAATTGCATTTAAACATAGCATTAGATAAAACGTTATAAAATTTATTTTGAGTAACTATTAAACTCAAATCTGAAAGGTAAAATAATATATCATGAAATATATTTATCAATCCATTATCTCACTAATAATACTCAGTATTATTGTTGGAATAATATATCCGGGTATCATTTATATCGTAGGACAAACAGCATTTCCATTTCAGGCAAATGGAAGTATTATTTATGATAAAGATAATAAACCAATGGGCTCACTGCTGATTGGGCAACAATTTACTCTAGAAAAATATTTCTGGTCACGCCCTTCTGCTACTACCAATTATCCATATAATGCTTTAGCGTCTGGTGGTTCAAATCTGGGACCACTAAACCCACAACTGGAAAGCAATGTCGCACAATATGCTGCGGCACTAAAAGCCTCAGCAGACAATGCTGTACCAGTTGACTTAGTAACAGCATCTGGTAGCGGACTTGATCCAGAAATAAGTCTTGCTGCCGCATATTATCAAATACCTAGAGTAGCACAAGCACGCCATATGGCGATAGATACTGTAAAAGCTTTAATTAATCAAAATACACAATACCCTATTTTGGGCTTTCTAGGCGAAACTCGGGTAAATGTTTTACGCCTGAATATTGCATTAGATCACTATAAAGGAAATTAATCATGGAGTTTTTATATATTATTAGTTGTATCATAGCATTATTGCTATTTGTATACCTATTTGTTGCGTTATTTAATCCCGAAAAATTTTAATTGAGAATCATTATGAATATGGCATATCTTAATTTGTCTATCTATTTTGTTTTACTAACGGTATTGGCAATACCGCTTGGTAAATATATTGCATTAGTTTTTGAAAATAAAATCACCTTTCTTGGCTTTATTGAAAAACCCATTTACATGCTTTTGAAAATATCCAATAGTGAAGAACAAAATTGGAAACAGTATACACTAAGCTTGATGTTCTTTAATATCATGGGTGCAATATTCTTGTGTATATTATTTACCGCACAAAAAAACCTTCCATTAAACCCAGAGCACTTTGATAAATTAAGCTGGGATCTAGCATTTAATACTGCTATTAGTTTTATTGCCAACACAAATTGGCAATCCTATGCGGGTGAAACTACAATGAGCTATTTCACACAAATGTTTGGGCTTGCAGTACAAAATTTTCTCTCGGCGGCAACAGGTATGGCAGTACTATTAGTATTAATTCGAGGGTTTAGTAGGGCTAGCATAAAAACCATCGGTAACTTCTGGATTGATATAACCAAATCTACCCTATACATATTACTGCCTCTTTCGATTATTGTTGCAATTATTCTGGTACAGCAGGGAGTACCTCAAAGTTTCAATAACTATGCAGTTAGTAATGTTCTTGACCCTCAGACAGTAACGCAGGTAATTGATGGTAAAAATCATACCGATATTATAAAAACTCAGACATTACCACTTGGTCCAATAGCATCACAAGAAGCAATTAAGATGCTTGGCACCAATGGAGGCGGGTATTTTAATGCCAATTCTTCGCATCCATACGAAAATCCTACTGCGATAAGTAATTTTATTGAAATGCTATCAATACTATTGATTCCTGCTGCACTATGCTTTATGTTTGGCGAAATGGTGAAAGATCGCAAGCAAGGCTATTCCCTATACTTAGCAATGAGTATTATTTTTATTCTGTCCACAATTGCAATATTATGTTTTGAAGCACGTGGCAATCCTGTATTCAATCAATTTCATGTTGACCAATTACATAGCGTGTTACAAAGTGGCGGCAATATGGAAGGCAAGGAAACACGTTTTGGTATCATTGGTTCTGGAATTTTTGCAGCAGTAACTACAGCCGCATCGTGCGGAGCAATAAATGCAGCGCATGATTCCTTATTACCAATGGGGGGATTTATTCCACTATTCCTGATGCAATTATCCGAAGTCATTTATGGCGGCGTAGGGAGTGGGCTTTATGGGATGTTAATATTTGCCATATTAGCAGTGTTTATTTGTGGGCTAATGATTGGGCGCACCCCGGAATATCTGGGTAAGAAGATCGAGAGTTTCGAAATGAAAATGACGGCACTCATAATATTACTAGTTCCACTGATAGTTCTGCTCGGTACAGCAATATCCCTACTTATTACCCGGGATTAGCCGGGATTAGCAACCCATCAGCACATGGTTTATCTGAAGTGCTTTATGCCTTCACTTCCGCAGCTAATAATAATGGTAGTGCGTTTGCCGGATTAAATGCAAACACGGTCTATTATAACCTAATGCTAGGTATTGCAATATTTGCTGGACGCTTTGGCGTGATTATTCCAATATTAGCTATCGCTGGGAGCCTAGCGAATAAGAAGAAGCTCCCTATAAGCGCAGGTACTATGCCAACTACAGGATTATTATTTATAACAATACTGATTGGGGTCATCATTATAGTTGGAGTTCTAACGTATATTCCAGCATTAGCACTAGGTCCAATAGTGGAACATCTTCAGCTATATAAATAACTCCGTAATAAAAAAACACTAGCTTGCTAGTGTTTTTTTATTACCCTTCAAAACTTCCTCAATAATCACATTCCTAAATTATTATTTTTAGCAAGCATCACCTCAGTTTTTATTGCAATTTGAGTAAAGTGGATACGTTCAAGGGTTGATGCCAGTAATTGGGTGATATTCTCAATAAGCTCCTGTGTATCTGGCAAAAATAACGTAATGTTATTTTCATCTGGCAAAATAGCCAGTACTCCCCTACTTCTAATTTTTGAGTGAATGGGAAGATAACAAATTTTACTACTAGAAAATGTATTTGTTCCATAGCCAGCACTTTTCAGATTATCAAATACCCATTGTGCAATTACTAAATCTATATTATCGATATCCTGATACACAATAGAAAGTTCTTCATTTAATGTATGAACCATTAATGTGTATCGACTAGCAAGTAGCGGCGGAATAAATTCAGTAGTAGCCTCAACCACCTGGCTCTCTACCATAGCCTCGGATAATTTGCGGCTAAATGCATATAGGATTCTGGTTTGTTTTTGGATTTTACGTGAGATATTTAGCTGAAAACGTAAATTACCATTCATTACGCCAAATAATACACCAACCGTTGCCATTACTATAAATGTAAATACATATTGCAAATCAGAGATTGAGAAAGAAAATTGCGGCGGAATAAAAAAGAAATCAAAAGATAAGGTGGCTATAAGTGCTGTAATTATTGAAGACAATATACCCCTACCACGACTAGTCAATACAATTACCAAAAGATATGCCATCAATATATTTATATTTGATGTATACTTACTAATAGGAATTAATATCAAACTAAGCACAGTAAAAATAATCAAATTAGTAAGAGTTTTTTTAATTAATTTAGGATAGTTGATTGGCTTACTCTTTAGCTTTAGTTTATTTGCCGATAGGTCAAGTCCATTTTTATTACTCTCATCATCAGTAACTAAATGTAAGTTAATCTCAGGAGCTAATTCACGCACCTTATCAACTAATGAGGTGTTAAACAATCTGTAATATAAATTGATCCGTGACTGAGACAATAATACTGTATTAACATTATTATCACGTGCAAATGCAATTATAGCTTCATCCAATCGGTCACCATTTAGTGGTAAAACTTTCGCCCCTAACTCTTCAGCTAGACTAAGTAATTTTAATAATTTCTCACGCTCTTTAATATTCTTATCAGCAAACTCAGAATTATCCATATATACGACAAACCAGTTACTAAAGCCTTTATTAGACATAGCTTTGCCGCTACGAATAATTTTCTCAGTTGAATAACCGATTTCCAAAACAACCATGAGATTATCATGACTAGACCATATTTGCTCAATTGCATTGTGTAAACGATATTCCTTAACCTGCTTTTCCACTTTACGTGCGGTATTTATCAGTGCCATTTCGCGTAAAGCAGTTAAGTTACCTTTACGAAAAAAATTGCCTAAGGCGGTATTAATTCGCTCTACAGGATAAATCTTACCTTCTTTTAGGCGATTAATCAGCTCATCAGGCGTTATATCAATCAACCTTATTTCATTTGCTTCTTCTAAAACATAGTCTGGAACCGTTTCTTTTATTGTAGTACCAACAATTTGTCCGACAACGTCATTCAGAGATTCAATATGCTGAATATTTAAAGCGGTATAAACACTAATTCCCGCCGATAATATCTCAAGTACATCCTGAAAGCGTTTTGTATTGCGCGACCCATGAACATTGGAATGAGCTAACTCATCAACAATAACAAGCTCGGGCTTACGTTTTAATATCTCGTCAACATCCAATTCTTTACGAATAATTCCTTTATACTCAATTTCTTTTAATGGAATTATTTCAACCTCATCCGGCAAGGCACTAATAGTATCACTACGCTGGTGACATTCGATGTATCCAATTACTACATCTACACCTTTTTCCCTTAATTCTGGTATTTGCTTTAACATAGTAAAGGTTTTACCAACACCAGCTGCAGCTCCTAAAAAAATCGTCAGTTTACCTCTAGAATCTTTATCTTGAGCACATTTTAAAAGTAACTGTTCTGGGCTGGGACGATTATCCATGATATAACCTGTAAGAATTAATAACTAAAAAAATAGATAGAACCATACAATGTAAAATGGGTGGCAAAATTTGCCACCCATTTCATTTCTTTACCTAAACCCTACAAACTTAAGCTTTTTCAACCAAAGATTGAACAGCCCAGTTTTTAGTTTTTGAAATTGGCTTAGTTTCAACGATTA belongs to Aquella oligotrophica and includes:
- a CDS encoding potassium-transporting ATPase subunit KdpA encodes the protein MLYAFTSAANNNGSAFAGLNANTVYYNLMLGIAIFAGRFGVIIPILAIAGSLANKKKLPISAGTMPTTGLLFITILIGVIIIVGVLTYIPALALGPIVEHLQLYK
- the kdpA gene encoding potassium-transporting ATPase subunit KdpA; the encoded protein is MNMAYLNLSIYFVLLTVLAIPLGKYIALVFENKITFLGFIEKPIYMLLKISNSEEQNWKQYTLSLMFFNIMGAIFLCILFTAQKNLPLNPEHFDKLSWDLAFNTAISFIANTNWQSYAGETTMSYFTQMFGLAVQNFLSAATGMAVLLVLIRGFSRASIKTIGNFWIDITKSTLYILLPLSIIVAIILVQQGVPQSFNNYAVSNVLDPQTVTQVIDGKNHTDIIKTQTLPLGPIASQEAIKMLGTNGGGYFNANSSHPYENPTAISNFIEMLSILLIPAALCFMFGEMVKDRKQGYSLYLAMSIIFILSTIAILCFEARGNPVFNQFHVDQLHSVLQSGGNMEGKETRFGIIGSGIFAAVTTAASCGAINAAHDSLLPMGGFIPLFLMQLSEVIYGGVGSGLYGMLIFAILAVFICGLMIGRTPEYLGKKIESFEMKMTALIILLVPLIVLLGTAISLLITRD
- a CDS encoding DUF4118 domain-containing protein; its protein translation is MDNRPSPEQLLLKCAQDKDSRGKLTIFLGAAAGVGKTFTMLKQIPELREKGVDVVIGYIECHQRSDTISALPDEVEIIPLKEIEYKGIIRKELDVDEILKRKPELVIVDELAHSNVHGSRNTKRFQDVLEILSAGISVYTALNIQHIESLNDVVGQIVGTTIKETVPDYVLEEANEIRLIDITPDELINRLKEGKIYPVERINTALGNFFRKGNLTALREMALINTARKVEKQVKEYRLHNAIEQIWSSHDNLMVVLEIGYSTEKIIRSGKAMSNKGFSNWFVVYMDNSEFADKNIKEREKLLKLLSLAEELGAKVLPLNGDRLDEAIIAFARDNNVNTVLLSQSRINLYYRLFNTSLVDKVRELAPEINLHLVTDDESNKNGLDLSANKLKLKSKPINYPKLIKKTLTNLIIFTVLSLILIPISKYTSNINILMAYLLVIVLTSRGRGILSSIITALIATLSFDFFFIPPQFSFSISDLQYVFTFIVMATVGVLFGVMNGNLRFQLNISRKIQKQTRILYAFSRKLSEAMVESQVVEATTEFIPPLLASRYTLMVHTLNEELSIVYQDIDNIDLVIAQWVFDNLKSAGYGTNTFSSSKICYLPIHSKIRSRGVLAILPDENNITLFLPDTQELIENITQLLASTLERIHFTQIAIKTEVMLAKNNNLGM
- the kdpB gene encoding potassium-transporting ATPase subunit KdpB is translated as MKKTKSNLFNKHLVIEALIISFKKLNPTTQAQNPVMFVVYIGSILTTFLSIYAITGHDAGGSPSFIIGITIWLWITLLFANFAEGIAEGRSKAQADSLKVAKQDVPAKKVADRSYPAKNITTVSSSTLRKGDIVLIEAGDNIPCDGEILNGCASVDESAITGESAPVIREAGGDFCSVTGGTRVLSDWIIVEITVNPGESFLDRMIGMVESAKRKKTPNEIALSILLTALTIIFLLVVVTLLPMSIYSVNANHSGTPISITILVALLVCLIPTTIGGLLSAIGIAGMGRMMTANVIATSGRAIEAAGDVDVLLLDKTGTITYGNRQASMFYPIDGISSQDLAEASMISSLVDETPEGKSIVALAKNKYNIPPSEVNETNAEFIPFTAQTRMSGVNYQNIEIRKGAVDAIQKWIASNGQSYPAQTQEIVNMVASRGSTPLVVARNHIVLGVIELKDVVKEGIKERFMELREMGIKTVMITGDNRLTAAAIAAEAGVDDFLAEATPENKLAMIREYQQKGHLVAMTGDGTNDAPALAQADVAVAMNSGTQAAKEAANMVDLDSSPTKLIQIVEIGKQMLMTRGSLTTFSIANDIAKYFAIIPATFASTYPVLNKLNIMYLATPASAIMSAIIFNALIIVFLIPLALKGVKFRPMSASKLLRRNFFIYGLGGVIVPFIGIKLIDVLLQLI
- the kdpF gene encoding K(+)-transporting ATPase subunit F, with the translated sequence MEFLYIISCIIALLLFVYLFVALFNPEKF
- the kdpC gene encoding potassium-transporting ATPase subunit KdpC, giving the protein MKYIYQSIISLIILSIIVGIIYPGIIYIVGQTAFPFQANGSIIYDKDNKPMGSLLIGQQFTLEKYFWSRPSATTNYPYNALASGGSNLGPLNPQLESNVAQYAAALKASADNAVPVDLVTASGSGLDPEISLAAAYYQIPRVAQARHMAIDTVKALINQNTQYPILGFLGETRVNVLRLNIALDHYKGN